The region TGAATCTCCCACGCATGAGTGGAGTCGATGCAATTCGAGCAATCCGCAGAGGGCCTTCTGCGACGAAAATTATCGTTCTCACTACCTATGAGGGAGATGAAGATATTTATCAAGCACTAAAAGCGGGAGCAGAAAGCTATCTCATTAAGGGCATGTCGCATGAGGTCCTTCTCGATGCTATTCGCAGCGTCAGCACCGGAGAGCAGTTCCTTCCACCGCCCGTAGAAAACGCTCTTCTCGGCAGGACGCCTGAAGCAACACTTCGGCCAAGAGAAAAAGAAGTTTTACAAAAGATCGTTGCTGGTAAAAGCAATAAAGAAATCGCTTCTGAGCTCAATATTAGCGAAGGCACTGTGAAATGCCACGTCAGCGTCATTTTTGTTCGGCTTGGAGTTACGGACCGCACGCAAGCTGCTATCGTAGCTCTGCAACGCGGATTGGCGCATATCTAAAACCTTATTTGCATTCGTTAGCATCGAGTGGAAACGCCTTGCATAGGCGACGTTTGCTTAAATACTGAAA is a window of Edaphobacter dinghuensis DNA encoding:
- a CDS encoding response regulator, with product MDNKNKISILVVDDHPLTRIGVCATINSQNDMFVVAEAGTGELAVEEFQNRKPEVILMDLNLPRMSGVDAIRAIRRGPSATKIIVLTTYEGDEDIYQALKAGAESYLIKGMSHEVLLDAIRSVSTGEQFLPPPVENALLGRTPEATLRPREKEVLQKIVAGKSNKEIASELNISEGTVKCHVSVIFVRLGVTDRTQAAIVALQRGLAHI